From the genome of bacterium, one region includes:
- a CDS encoding SCO family protein has product MSAGRKALLWAFLGTVLCGAGVGIGPAEAQPTAPPKVGLPAGQVPEQLRGIGFEQRLGEPIPLDLELVDAAGRTILLGDRLSERPALLVPVYYDCPMLCGLVLEALSKSLRVLSLEVGRDFDVVVFSFDSTEGHELAAKTRKRILRYFDSEAGWSFLVGSDESIRRLTTSIGYTAKRDQKSGEMAHAAGLFVLTPEGRIARVFFGIDYPPRDLRLALVEAGEGTIGGFVDQVLLFCFRYDPATGRYSTAILRIVRVGGMLTALAVAAFVYLARRRERVHSPNTTAGSAEGTA; this is encoded by the coding sequence GTGAGCGCGGGTAGAAAGGCGCTTCTATGGGCGTTCTTGGGTACTGTTCTTTGCGGTGCCGGAGTCGGCATTGGACCCGCTGAGGCGCAACCCACGGCGCCGCCCAAAGTCGGGCTTCCCGCCGGCCAGGTACCCGAACAGCTGCGCGGAATCGGGTTCGAGCAACGGCTCGGCGAACCGATTCCTCTGGATCTCGAGCTCGTGGATGCCGCGGGACGGACAATCCTACTGGGCGATCGCCTCAGCGAGCGCCCGGCATTGCTGGTTCCCGTTTACTACGACTGCCCGATGCTCTGCGGCCTGGTCCTCGAGGCCCTGTCCAAGAGTCTGAGGGTTCTGTCGCTGGAAGTCGGTCGCGATTTCGACGTCGTCGTCTTCTCGTTCGATTCCACCGAGGGCCACGAGCTGGCGGCAAAGACCCGCAAGCGGATTCTCCGGTACTTCGACTCGGAGGCCGGCTGGAGCTTCCTGGTCGGTTCGGACGAGTCCATCCGGCGACTCACCACCTCGATCGGCTATACCGCCAAGCGCGATCAAAAGAGCGGCGAAATGGCACACGCGGCCGGACTTTTCGTTCTGACACCCGAGGGCCGGATCGCCCGAGTTTTCTTCGGCATCGACTATCCACCGCGGGATCTTCGACTGGCTCTGGTCGAAGCCGGCGAAGGCACGATCGGCGGCTTTGTCGACCAGGTGCTCTTGTTCTGCTTTCGCTACGACCCGGCGACCGGGCGTTACAGCACGGCAATCCTGAGAATCGTTCGCGTCGGCGGAATGCTGACGGCCTTGGCCGTCGCTGCCTTCGTCTATCTCGCACGGCGTCGCGAGCGCGTCCACTCGCCGAACACAACCGCCGGCAGCGCCGAGGGAACCGCCTAA
- the coxB gene encoding cytochrome c oxidase subunit II, which yields MSDRFPLFPESATKLAREIDALYFTALGITAVFSLLIAVLVLYFAIRYRRRSEDEVGKPEKGGLWLEIVWSAIPLAILMGMFGWGAKIFFEARRPPSDAVAYYVTAKQWMWKFQHPDGRREINDLHVPLGQTIKLVMTSEDAIHSFFVPAFRVKMDVLPGRYTTLWFRAEKAGTFRLFCTEYCGTEHSFMRGSVVVMEPRDYEAWLGNRTLGPQRVATGEELFAQLACDTCHRSNSAAQAPILDGIFGKVEKFADGSEVLIDENYLRESILNPGAKLVEGYMAIMPTAQGRLSEEELLQLIRYLKSLGEEAPAEPETAGSSEGPAEEQGS from the coding sequence ATGTCAGACAGGTTTCCACTCTTTCCCGAAAGCGCGACCAAGCTGGCGCGAGAGATCGACGCGCTCTACTTCACGGCACTGGGCATCACCGCGGTCTTCTCCCTCCTGATCGCGGTTTTGGTTCTCTATTTCGCGATCCGTTATCGGCGTCGAAGCGAGGACGAGGTCGGCAAGCCCGAAAAAGGCGGCCTGTGGCTCGAAATCGTGTGGTCCGCGATTCCGCTGGCAATCCTCATGGGTATGTTCGGCTGGGGCGCCAAGATCTTCTTCGAAGCCCGGAGACCTCCCTCCGACGCCGTCGCCTACTACGTGACCGCGAAGCAGTGGATGTGGAAGTTTCAGCATCCCGACGGCCGGCGTGAGATCAACGACCTGCACGTCCCGCTCGGCCAGACCATCAAGCTGGTCATGACTTCCGAGGACGCGATCCATTCATTCTTCGTTCCCGCCTTCCGGGTCAAGATGGACGTGCTTCCCGGTCGCTACACCACACTGTGGTTTCGGGCCGAAAAAGCCGGTACCTTCAGGCTCTTCTGCACCGAATACTGCGGAACAGAGCACTCCTTCATGCGCGGCTCGGTGGTCGTGATGGAGCCGCGGGACTATGAGGCCTGGCTGGGGAACCGGACCCTCGGCCCGCAGCGGGTCGCGACCGGCGAAGAGCTCTTCGCGCAACTCGCCTGCGACACCTGTCACCGCAGCAACAGCGCGGCTCAAGCTCCAATTCTCGACGGTATCTTCGGCAAGGTGGAGAAGTTCGCCGACGGCTCTGAGGTTCTGATCGACGAAAACTACTTGCGTGAGTCGATTCTGAATCCCGGCGCCAAGCTCGTCGAGGGATACATGGCGATCATGCCTACCGCGCAGGGCCGGCTCTCCGAAGAAGAGCTCCTCCAACTCATTCGCTACTTGAAATCACTCGGCGAGGAAGCACCGGCTGAGCCCGAGACGGCGGGATCGTCAGAGGGACCGGCAGAGGAACAGGGATCATGA
- the ctaD gene encoding cytochrome c oxidase subunit I, which produces MSTQVAKADRRRTHYLNADFGVKSWLLTRDHKRIALLYLISVSLFFLLGGLMAVFIRLELVTPAGDFVQAGTYNRLFTMHGILMVFFFLIPSVPAVLGNFLIPLMIGAKDLAFPRINLASWYVYTIGGLFTLWAVLQGGVDTGWTFYVPFSTTYSNTYVIAVGLGIFITGFSSIMTGVNFIVTIHRMRAPGLTWFRLPLFVWAHYATSLIFILGTPVLAITILLLAAERMFHIGIFDPALGGDPVLFQHLFWFYSHPAVYIMILPTMGVMSELVTAFARKRIFGYKVMAFASVAIAILGFLVWGHHMYVSSQSPYAGMIFSVLSMLVAVPSAVKVFNWTATLYEGSVSWETPMLYALGFIGLFTIGGLTGVMLATLGIDIHVHDTYFVVAHFHYIMVGGAIMGFLGGLHFWWPKITGRLYPIFWSKFGAIVIFLGFNLTFFPQFLLGYMGMPRRYYSYPDDFQVLNVMSSAGATILGIGYLIPVIYLIWSMRYGKRASANPWGAVGLEWETHSPPPTFNFDEPPTVDHEAYEYTKRKESRVE; this is translated from the coding sequence ATGAGCACACAGGTTGCCAAGGCCGATCGCCGGCGAACGCACTATCTCAACGCCGACTTCGGCGTGAAGTCCTGGCTGCTGACCAGAGATCACAAGCGGATCGCGCTTCTCTATCTCATCTCGGTCAGCCTGTTCTTCCTGCTCGGCGGGCTGATGGCCGTCTTCATCCGGCTGGAGCTCGTGACGCCAGCCGGCGACTTCGTCCAGGCCGGCACCTACAACCGCCTGTTCACCATGCACGGCATCCTGATGGTGTTCTTCTTCTTGATTCCGTCAGTGCCGGCGGTCCTGGGAAATTTTCTTATACCCCTCATGATCGGCGCCAAGGACCTGGCCTTCCCGAGGATCAATCTGGCGAGTTGGTACGTCTACACGATCGGCGGCCTATTCACGCTCTGGGCGGTCCTTCAGGGAGGCGTCGACACCGGCTGGACGTTCTACGTACCGTTTTCGACGACCTACTCCAATACCTATGTCATCGCCGTCGGGCTGGGGATCTTCATCACCGGCTTCTCGTCGATCATGACCGGGGTGAACTTCATCGTCACCATCCATCGCATGCGAGCCCCGGGGCTGACCTGGTTCAGGCTGCCGCTCTTTGTCTGGGCGCACTATGCCACCAGTCTGATCTTCATTCTCGGGACCCCGGTTCTGGCGATCACGATTCTGCTGCTGGCGGCCGAGCGCATGTTCCACATCGGGATCTTCGATCCCGCCCTGGGCGGCGACCCGGTTCTCTTCCAGCACCTGTTCTGGTTCTATTCGCACCCGGCGGTCTACATCATGATTCTGCCGACGATGGGAGTCATGTCGGAGCTCGTCACCGCGTTCGCCCGCAAACGGATCTTCGGCTACAAGGTCATGGCCTTCGCGTCGGTCGCGATCGCGATCCTGGGTTTCCTGGTCTGGGGCCACCACATGTACGTCTCCAGCCAGTCGCCTTACGCCGGAATGATCTTCTCGGTCCTGTCGATGCTGGTTGCGGTGCCGTCGGCGGTCAAGGTCTTCAACTGGACCGCGACGCTCTATGAAGGTTCCGTCTCCTGGGAGACGCCGATGCTCTATGCGCTGGGTTTCATCGGCCTGTTCACCATCGGTGGCCTGACCGGCGTCATGCTGGCCACCCTCGGAATCGACATCCACGTTCACGACACCTATTTCGTGGTCGCCCACTTCCACTACATCATGGTGGGCGGCGCGATCATGGGCTTTCTCGGCGGCCTCCACTTCTGGTGGCCCAAGATCACCGGCCGGCTCTACCCGATCTTCTGGTCCAAGTTCGGAGCCATCGTAATTTTCCTGGGCTTCAACCTGACCTTCTTTCCCCAGTTCCTGCTCGGGTACATGGGCATGCCCCGGCGCTACTACAGCTATCCGGACGACTTCCAGGTCTTGAACGTCATGTCCTCGGCCGGAGCCACCATCCTCGGCATCGGTTACCTGATCCCGGTGATCTATCTGATCTGGTCGATGCGTTACGGCAAGCGCGCGAGCGCGAATCCCTGGGGGGCCGTGGGCCTCGAGTGGGAAACCCACTCGCCGCCACCGACCTTCAATTTCGACGAGCCGCCGACGGTGGACCACGAGGCCTACGAGTACACCAAGAGAAAGGAATCTCGTGTCGAATAG
- a CDS encoding cytochrome c oxidase subunit 3 family protein, translating to MWVFLITEIMFFGGLFTAYVVYRTANQEAFALASSELSIEWGAFNTVVLISSSLTMVLAVWSAATAQRKATVGFIFGTIVLGSVFLGVKAIEYSHKFHEHLVPGPGFDASHFPEAMANSAQMFFNLYFLMTGLHALHMVIGIGLLIWLMVLAWKGRFTPENHNFVEGIGLYWHFVDIVWIFLFPLLYLLGRNAA from the coding sequence ATGTGGGTCTTTCTGATCACCGAGATCATGTTTTTCGGTGGTCTTTTCACGGCCTACGTGGTCTACCGCACCGCGAATCAGGAAGCCTTCGCCCTGGCAAGCAGCGAGCTCTCGATCGAGTGGGGAGCGTTCAACACGGTCGTTCTCATCAGCTCCAGCCTCACCATGGTGCTGGCTGTTTGGTCGGCGGCCACGGCTCAACGCAAGGCGACCGTCGGGTTTATCTTCGGCACCATTGTCCTGGGTTCGGTGTTCCTGGGCGTCAAAGCCATCGAGTACAGCCACAAGTTTCACGAGCACCTGGTTCCGGGCCCGGGCTTCGATGCCTCGCACTTCCCGGAGGCGATGGCGAACTCGGCGCAGATGTTCTTCAACCTCTACTTCTTGATGACCGGCCTGCATGCACTGCACATGGTGATCGGAATCGGCCTTCTGATCTGGCTGATGGTCTTGGCCTGGAAGGGCAGGTTCACGCCCGAGAATCACAACTTCGTCGAAGGCATAGGCCTTTACTGGCATTTCGTCGATATCGTGTGGATCTTCCTCTTTCCCCTGCTCTATCTCCTGGGAAGGAACGCGGCGTGA
- a CDS encoding sodium:proton antiporter, translated as MTLFEIFATLITLAAIFSYLNFRFLKLPATIGLMVMALVTSLILIWVGHYSPPVFEAAQGLLNSIDFNQTLMHGMLGFLLFAGALHVNMSDLREQKWVIALLATAGILLSTLLAGSLAWVVFNRVLDFDVPFIYCLLLGAIVSPTDPIAVMGILKTLGAPKSLETKITGESLFNDGVGVVIFLAIAGVIGFGHASAQGHESANQLNAPAAVVSHEAAETAHTASEAGEAGSEVSVGDVAKLFALEAVGGALIGLVLGFMAFYLLYTIDNYHLEVLISLALVAGGYALANRLHLSGPIAMVIAALIIGNHGREVAMSDLTRSNLDTFWELIDEILNAILFLLIGLEVLVLRFNREFLLAGLLMIPALLAVRFVSVGIPITLRRRFRGFTPHAVKILTWGGLRGGISVALALSIPRTLHGEPVAYREVILAVTYSIVVFSIIVQGLTVGPLVRRCLGDPTAEPAA; from the coding sequence ATGACGCTCTTCGAAATCTTCGCAACGCTCATCACCCTGGCCGCGATCTTCAGCTACCTGAACTTCCGATTCCTGAAGCTGCCGGCCACCATCGGCCTGATGGTCATGGCGCTGGTGACTTCGCTGATTCTCATCTGGGTCGGACACTACTCTCCACCGGTCTTCGAGGCCGCCCAGGGGCTATTGAACTCGATCGACTTCAATCAGACCCTCATGCACGGCATGCTCGGTTTCCTGCTGTTTGCCGGTGCGCTTCACGTCAATATGAGCGACCTCCGAGAACAGAAGTGGGTGATCGCGCTTCTGGCAACGGCGGGCATCTTGCTCTCCACTCTTCTTGCCGGCAGCCTGGCCTGGGTCGTCTTCAACCGAGTGCTCGACTTCGACGTCCCGTTCATCTACTGCCTGCTCCTGGGGGCCATCGTGTCGCCGACCGACCCGATCGCTGTCATGGGAATTCTAAAGACGCTCGGAGCGCCCAAGTCTCTCGAAACCAAGATCACCGGGGAGTCCCTGTTCAATGACGGGGTCGGCGTGGTGATCTTCCTGGCGATCGCCGGGGTGATCGGCTTCGGGCACGCCTCGGCTCAGGGGCACGAATCCGCAAACCAGCTCAACGCGCCGGCCGCCGTCGTGAGCCATGAGGCGGCCGAGACAGCGCATACAGCATCTGAAGCCGGCGAAGCCGGATCGGAAGTCTCGGTAGGTGACGTCGCCAAGCTCTTCGCGCTCGAAGCGGTCGGCGGAGCGCTCATCGGGTTGGTCCTCGGGTTCATGGCTTTTTATCTGCTGTACACCATCGACAATTACCACCTCGAGGTCTTGATCTCGCTCGCCCTGGTTGCCGGCGGTTACGCGCTTGCCAACCGGCTTCACCTGTCGGGCCCGATCGCCATGGTCATCGCGGCGCTCATCATTGGCAACCACGGCCGTGAGGTGGCGATGTCGGATTTGACACGCAGCAACCTGGACACATTCTGGGAGCTGATCGACGAGATTCTGAACGCCATTCTCTTCCTGTTGATCGGTCTCGAAGTGCTGGTGCTGCGCTTCAACCGGGAGTTCCTGCTCGCAGGCCTGCTGATGATCCCGGCGCTCCTGGCGGTGCGTTTCGTCTCGGTCGGAATCCCGATCACCCTTAGGAGGCGCTTCAGGGGCTTCACGCCCCATGCGGTGAAGATCCTCACCTGGGGCGGACTGCGCGGTGGAATCTCGGTTGCGCTGGCGCTATCGATACCTAGAACGCTCCACGGAGAGCCGGTTGCCTATCGTGAAGTCATCCTTGCCGTGACCTATTCGATCGTCGTCTTCTCGATCATCGTCCAGGGGCTCACGGTCGGCCCCCTCGTTCGACGTTGCCTGGGCGATCCGACAGCCGAGCCGGCAGCCTGA
- a CDS encoding tryptophan 2,3-dioxygenase — protein MSSAAGGKPLSYSSYLKIDELLDLQKPLSEGPEHDETLFIIIHQVYELWFKQINHEIDYARIMLEADRAEDALAVLKRILTILKIMVAQVDVLETMTPVSFSSFRARLESASGFQSAQFREFEFRLGLKKHAMVNHHPADSPGGKRLRKLVDEPTIYDSFLRFLAGRGYAIPEELSARDVREPIPESRALQDILVDIYQSDHLCSTLCERLVDLDEGVQEWRYRHVKMVERTIGTKPGTGGSEGADYLKTTLFQPLFPDLWAIRSRL, from the coding sequence ATGAGCTCCGCAGCCGGCGGCAAGCCTCTCAGCTACAGCAGCTATCTCAAGATCGACGAATTGCTCGATCTGCAGAAGCCGCTTTCCGAGGGACCGGAGCATGACGAGACCCTGTTCATCATCATTCACCAGGTCTATGAGCTCTGGTTCAAGCAGATCAACCACGAGATCGACTATGCGCGAATAATGCTCGAGGCCGACCGAGCCGAAGACGCTCTCGCCGTCCTCAAACGCATCCTCACCATCCTCAAGATCATGGTGGCTCAGGTCGACGTCCTCGAGACCATGACACCGGTTTCGTTCAGTTCGTTTCGAGCCCGTCTGGAGTCGGCCAGCGGCTTTCAGTCCGCTCAGTTCCGTGAGTTCGAGTTCCGGCTCGGCCTGAAGAAGCACGCAATGGTCAATCACCACCCCGCTGACAGCCCGGGAGGCAAACGGCTGCGCAAGCTCGTGGATGAGCCGACGATCTACGACTCGTTTCTTCGTTTTCTCGCCGGGCGCGGCTACGCGATTCCAGAGGAGCTCTCGGCTCGCGACGTGCGCGAACCGATTCCCGAATCGCGAGCCCTTCAGGACATCCTTGTCGACATCTACCAGAGCGACCACCTTTGCTCCACGCTCTGCGAGCGCCTGGTCGACCTGGACGAGGGAGTCCAAGAGTGGCGATATCGCCACGTCAAGATGGTCGAGCGCACCATCGGGACCAAGCCGGGCACCGGCGGCTCCGAGGGAGCCGACTACCTGAAGACCACCCTGTTCCAACCGTTGTTTCCCGACCTCTGGGCCATTCGAAGCCGGCTCTAG
- a CDS encoding kynureninase, producing the protein MPRNPEEFRADPCPLVRHYSRFRVGERWLLSGHSHQAWPDRGFRGQQRAWEDAALHVDDKWERAFAKAERVREGYRCLLDDSGGLYSLAASTHDLLIKLFSALPLAERPKIVTTTNEFYSMARQLARWQEEGIEVVRVPSLPALTVGERLAEEVCERTAAVYTSTVFFDTAAIAGDLTAVADRCRHHGAALVLDVYHQLNVVPFSLRQRGLEDAFVTSAGYKYCQLGEGNAFLRFPRNCRLRPVATGWFAEFGELTQEKKPGQVRYASGNDRFAGATYDPTSHYRAAEVFDFFQEEELEPELLRAISQHQVGLLMRRFDELDLDPALMCRNRDLPLPATGGFLALSSPIAGAVQRALKRAGVFTDSRGTTLRLGPAPYLSDRQIEQAVGILGETVRSLARQ; encoded by the coding sequence ATGCCAAGGAATCCCGAGGAGTTTCGGGCGGATCCCTGCCCTCTCGTCCGCCACTACTCACGCTTCCGCGTCGGCGAGCGCTGGCTTCTGAGCGGCCATTCCCACCAGGCCTGGCCGGACCGCGGCTTTCGCGGCCAGCAACGGGCCTGGGAGGACGCCGCCCTCCACGTCGACGACAAGTGGGAGCGGGCGTTCGCCAAGGCCGAAAGGGTTCGCGAGGGCTACCGGTGTCTCCTCGATGACTCCGGCGGCCTCTACTCGCTGGCCGCTTCCACCCACGATCTCCTGATCAAGCTCTTCTCCGCCCTTCCGCTCGCCGAACGACCCAAGATCGTGACGACGACGAACGAGTTCTACTCGATGGCCCGGCAATTGGCGCGATGGCAGGAGGAGGGGATCGAAGTCGTGCGGGTGCCCTCGCTACCGGCGCTTACCGTCGGCGAGCGGCTGGCCGAAGAGGTCTGCGAGCGCACCGCCGCCGTTTACACCTCAACCGTCTTCTTCGATACCGCAGCGATCGCCGGAGACCTCACCGCAGTGGCGGACCGCTGCCGGCACCACGGCGCGGCTCTCGTTCTCGACGTCTACCACCAGTTGAACGTCGTACCGTTCTCGCTCAGACAGCGGGGACTCGAAGACGCCTTTGTCACCTCTGCCGGCTACAAGTACTGCCAGCTCGGAGAAGGCAACGCGTTTCTCCGTTTTCCGAGGAATTGCAGGCTTCGACCCGTTGCTACCGGTTGGTTTGCCGAGTTCGGAGAGCTGACGCAGGAGAAGAAGCCCGGCCAGGTCCGGTACGCTTCCGGCAACGATCGCTTCGCCGGAGCGACTTACGATCCAACCAGTCACTACCGGGCGGCCGAGGTTTTCGATTTCTTCCAGGAGGAAGAGCTCGAACCAGAGCTTCTGCGAGCGATCAGTCAACACCAGGTCGGCCTGTTGATGCGCAGGTTCGACGAGCTCGACCTCGATCCCGCTCTGATGTGCCGCAATAGAGACCTCCCGCTGCCCGCGACAGGAGGGTTTCTGGCCCTCTCCTCGCCCATCGCCGGCGCGGTTCAACGCGCGCTCAAGCGGGCCGGTGTCTTCACCGACAGCCGGGGCACGACCCTGAGGCTCGGGCCGGCACCATATCTCTCCGACCGCCAGATAGAGCAAGCCGTCGGGATTCTCGGTGAGACCGTCCGCTCCCTGGCCCGCCAATAA
- a CDS encoding NAD-dependent epimerase/dehydratase family protein, with amino-acid sequence MRVLITGISGFLGRHLAPKLLAEGYEVYGIRLEGGEPREGVVETQVDILDRSALNGVVSEMAPETVIHLAGLSHVGRSWDRMPQYFATNVLGVENIVAAAPGARIVLASSSEVYGSVPSASQPIPESRRPAPRNPYGLTKAAAERLALASGGIVVRMFNLVGPGQETAFALPSFAAQLADQRELDSAVLKVGNLEARRDFVHVSDGATAFVKLVERGEAREIYNLGSGTAVSIQEALDRLIEITGMTVSVEVDAERLRPVDVPLLCADTSKLNALGWRSRRGLNGALEDLWQATKASTPVAHGSA; translated from the coding sequence ATGCGAGTCCTGATTACAGGTATCTCAGGGTTCCTGGGCAGGCACTTGGCGCCCAAGCTCCTCGCGGAAGGGTACGAGGTTTACGGGATTCGACTCGAGGGAGGCGAGCCGCGGGAGGGAGTGGTCGAGACGCAGGTCGACATTCTGGATCGCTCCGCGTTGAATGGGGTCGTATCGGAGATGGCTCCGGAGACGGTTATCCATCTTGCGGGTTTGAGCCACGTCGGCCGATCCTGGGATCGGATGCCGCAGTACTTCGCGACCAATGTTCTGGGCGTAGAGAACATCGTCGCCGCGGCACCTGGCGCCAGGATCGTGCTCGCATCAAGCAGTGAGGTCTATGGCTCGGTTCCGTCCGCGAGCCAGCCGATTCCCGAGAGCCGCCGGCCGGCGCCGCGGAATCCGTACGGATTGACCAAGGCGGCCGCCGAAAGGTTGGCTCTGGCGTCCGGTGGCATCGTCGTTCGGATGTTCAATCTGGTCGGCCCCGGTCAGGAAACCGCGTTTGCCCTGCCGAGCTTTGCCGCTCAGTTGGCCGACCAGCGGGAGCTAGATTCGGCGGTCCTCAAGGTGGGCAACCTCGAGGCCCGGCGGGATTTCGTCCATGTATCGGACGGAGCGACCGCTTTCGTCAAACTGGTCGAGCGGGGAGAGGCTCGCGAAATTTACAATCTCGGCAGCGGCACGGCGGTGTCGATCCAGGAGGCGTTGGATCGACTGATCGAGATTACCGGCATGACCGTATCGGTCGAGGTCGATGCCGAGCGCCTGCGGCCCGTCGACGTTCCGCTCTTGTGTGCCGACACATCGAAGCTGAACGCACTCGGTTGGCGATCCCGGCGCGGTCTGAATGGTGCGCTCGAGGATCTCTGGCAGGCGACGAAGGCATCCACACCGGTGGCTCACGGTTCCGCCTGA